The region ggatttaaaaatgatttagataaatattttttgtggcaaatttagataaatatttgtttaacttaaaaaaaatactcTAGTAATTAAGTGCTAAATTAACAAAATAGAGTaactaataaaataattgataaataaatgaattaatatattaaatatcagattttatttaattgaatAAGAAAAAGGAGTTAAAAATTATAATACTAGAATCCTAAAATTGTATTAGCCCTTCTCTCTCCTCTTCTTCCCAGCCCGATACCAccactctttcttttcttctctcgcATCTCAGTCGGCCAGACCAAATGAGCCATCTCCAGCAACCACCCAATGACACGCACCCCACCACAAGCTTCCTTGGCCCCCAAAACCCCCAACTCGTGAAGCTTGCCTCCCCACTCGTCGGCATCCTTCGCAACTGGCCCCCCGAAGTTCTGTCGCCGATGTGAgtttggaggatttttctggcctcCACCGTCTTCGAAACAAGAATTCAAGGGAATGGTTGGGTTTGTGAGCTCAAGATAAGCAAAACCCCTATGGAAATTGGACTGAAATGTCGCTGGAGGTGCTCACCAATGTCAAGAAcaactttcttcttcttcttgtaagttctttcttttgtttccttttcttctttagtATATATTACTGTCACTAAATCTTGTGGAGCCAGAATTGCATATATTAACTCTTTTTAAAGCTACAAATCTAGAACCctatttattttgatatatatattcaGCTTGAGAAAGAATGTGAGATATTTGGTTTTGGCTTATTATTTTAGACAAATTTATGCTTACTAGCACTCAGGTGAACTGGTTCCCAAGAGATACCAGTAGTCCATTTTTTGTGTCCATTTAACGGGTAGCCATTTGGCTTTCCTGTTTGTGGATCCCAACATTGAAGTTCTCCAGCCTTGCTCCCACTAACTAGATACTTACCATCAGGTGACCAGGCAATGCAGAGAACCCAGTTCCGATGTCCTGTACATGTATGCAATGGAGTCTGGGTATTCAAATCCCACAAGCGAACAGTAGTATCACCTGAACCGCTTGCCAAGTGTAGACCATCAGGACTAAATGCGACTGAAAGTACAGGTTCTGTATGACCAGAAATTGTTGCTGAGCAACGATTAACTGGGCGGATCCGAAAAATAGCTTGAGGTTGATAGACTATTGAGAGTACCTTCTCCACGGAAACTTTGTGCTTCTC is a window of Humulus lupulus chromosome 4, drHumLupu1.1, whole genome shotgun sequence DNA encoding:
- the LOC133832619 gene encoding notchless protein homolog, with product MEIVNNVMCLLTDPEGIPLGPAMYLPQNSGPQQLQQIVNQLLNNEEKLPYAFYISDQELLVPLGTYLEKHKVSVEKVLSIVYQPQAIFRIRPVNRCSATISGHTEPVLSVAFSPDGLHLASGSGDTTVRLWDLNTQTPLHTCTGHRNWVLCIAWSPDGKYLVSGSKAGELQCWDPQTGKPNGYPLNGHKKWTTGISWEPVHLSASKHKFV